The genomic stretch TTAGGTCAACTCTATACAACttatttattgggaaaaatgtagtttacccccttgaagttttataggtttttcaattttaaccccaaagttcaaaaattgacaatctacccccctgaagttttaaaatttggcaatttaaaccttccatttaatttttccgtcaaaatagacggaaatctatgaaactacatcattaccctcaggctttttacaaaaaatttccgtccaatttaacagaaaaattaaacggaaggtttaaattgccaatttttgaactttttggttaaaattgaaaaattcctaaaacttcagggaAGTCATAACAGTTAATTAAACAGGTTATGCGTGTTAAAGTTGAGGAATTTGAATTGTTTAACTAAATGGGTTGTGTTCACGTAACATCtttgctccaagtggtatgacaTCCCTGTTCCAAGtaatatgatattgtccgctttgggccaagcccgcacggttttattattgggtttacccccaaaaggcctcatatcATTTAGAGaaagtatatttcatataaacacatcatcttttccatgtccaaacaatgtgggacgtcacagtTCAGGTGAATTCATATCATATTGACCTGTGAGTTGACCCAATACGCCAACATGCATTGCCAAACCTAATCCATAGATGGAATGCAAATAAtgaatggaaaaaataaataaaattgggttGTAGCAGGTGAAAATTAGAGAGGAAATAGTTGTATTTAGATTGTGTAACTAGAGGAAATTGTTCTATTTATATTGAGTAAATATGACCATTGAAGAACTTAACTGTTAGAAAATATgaccatttgaaaaatatgactgttgttggaaaagaaaaaatagaaaagtgaccatttgaaaaattatgTGCATTGGGTGTGCCTATCTTATAGGAATGTACACTGCATTGTAgactacaaaaaataaatgtaaaaataaataaattttgtgcaTCTTGCATGATCTTCAATTATGATGTTGTGTGAGTTTTAGAGAAATTTAGGTACTTTAAGAGAGGAAATTATAGGATTCACCTATTTTAGATAGTTTAGAATGTAAATTGTAGAACTCATTTGTCCTAAACAAATAAATCTCGTAACTACTCCTTGAACGGCCTGAATTTGAAATTCAGATAGCAAGGGATCTCAATGCACTTcgcaaaaattcaaaaaatgagtTTGTAGTGTAATGCATATGCATTATTTTCTCTTGTGCATGGTGCATTGATATCTCCACGTCGGTTCGAGTCACATTAAGGGCAAACCTATAGAATAGCATGGGCCACCATAGCATGGACGCCGGATTCAGAAGCGTGGTAATATGTTACAATCATAAGTATTTCACATGGTTTAAGTGCAATCTTAATATGTATATACAAGCTATTAGACACCATCTCCTAACAAGCCAATTCTACCTGATGTTTGCATCAAATTCCTCCCTAAAACTATTTACAGTAGATACGGGCCATGCCATTATGAGGAGACATGAGAACAccacaacaaaaagaaagaagaagaacaccATCTACTGCTGTTTACTACTAGCCTCATGGGTTTTTAGCCACAACAAAAGAAGAGGATGAGGAAGCTATGTACAAAACCCATTTTTATATTCCAAACAACCATCACACCCCGCATTAATAGTGTCATATACCGGACAAGTATTCATCTTCTATTTGTCAAAAGTTGATGTAGCATGGTCCaaccaaaaatttcattttcatccaCCAAATGCTATAACGGATCaaatcacatcaactttaggaaaGGAAATGGAATGTGGATACTTATtaggtatatagcattactccggCCTGCACCGATTCTAGAAGAAACTAATCACAGCAGCCCTTCACTAAGGGTACAACCCAAAAAACCATTTCCTTcaattttagctttttttatGGCAGCAACATCCCTTGCCAAATCGTCCCGTCGTAGCTCCATCTCCATCAAAGATGTTTTTGCAGCCTCTATTTGTTTgtccaactcatccaactctTTAGAACATGCCTGGTATTTAGCTGTCTTGATTTCATCCACCCTTTGCTGCAACCATTCCACCTTGAACCCAACAGCAACTGCATCGGCTACATTTGTCTCCATGAGTTGAAGTTCATGGGAACAAAGGGTCTCCAATGTATGGGTGCAAAGCCGATTCACTACATCACCAATCAAGTCCAGGAAAGCCAACTTTGCTTCCAAACTCCTCAATATGCTGCCGTTTGTTATGTCCCCATGTTTCTGCAAAATACGTTTGATTATTGGGACATTGTGAGGAGAAGGGACATGTCTGTCTACTTCTACGCAGAGAGATGATAAAGGGGAAGTTTCAGCACTTTCTTCTTCATCTACTGCACCGAAAGCCTTAGAAGCTGCAGCAGCAGAATCATTCTTAGCCTCCTCTACAGAATTTGGACACATGGGTTTCTTTACTACCTCACCCTCGTCCCCTCCATCACCTACACGAATTTGAATAGCTCAGCATTAAGATTCCCAGAGAGAATCTATTTTCATCTCAGTTAATCGATTATCAAATTGACTGAAAATTCCCAAAAGCAGAGAGAAAGACATAGCTGTCAATATAAACACCATAACCATTATCCTATTACAAACGGTAATGATCAAGGATCTCAAACACAGTTGAAAAATGACGAACCTGAGGTTGGAGCCGCGGAGGACGACGTCGTTCCGAACAGAGGCGAACCAGAAGTTGGCGCCGCAGAGGACGGCGTCGTTCCGAACAGAGGTGAACCAGAGGTTGGTGCCGCGGAGGGCGACGTCGTTCCGAACAGGAGGGAACTAGACTTGGGAGCGGAGGACGACGTCGTTCCGAACAAGGACGAACCAGAACCTGCCGCGGCGGAGACCGAAGTAGTAGCAGATGAGGCGGTCCCGAACAAGGAAAACCCAGAATTAGCTGAACCGAATAGGGACGAAACTGAGGTTGATGAGATTGTCCCAAACAGGGGGGAAGCGGAAGTTG from Corylus avellana chromosome ca1, CavTom2PMs-1.0 encodes the following:
- the LOC132177619 gene encoding nuclear pore complex protein NUP62-like → MSGFSFGSSSGSSSSLSTPAFSLSNSPSSGLSFGSSAPRFGSATATSSSPFGFGSSTSTSSSSSAPSFSFPFNSASTPASSLFGAAPSSSSATSASPLFGTISSTSVSSLFGSANSGFSLFGTASSATTSVSAAAGSGSSLFGTTSSSAPKSSSLLFGTTSPSAAPTSGSPLFGTTPSSAAPTSGSPLFGTTSSSAAPTSGDGGDEGEVVKKPMCPNSVEEAKNDSAAAASKAFGAVDEEESAETSPLSSLCVEVDRHVPSPHNVPIIKRILQKHGDITNGSILRSLEAKLAFLDLIGDVVNRLCTHTLETLCSHELQLMETNVADAVAVGFKVEWLQQRVDEIKTAKYQACSKELDELDKQIEAAKTSLMEMELRRDDLARDVAAIKKAKIEGNGFLGCTLSEGLL